GGCATTGCCGACGGCCTTGCGCTGCTCGCCGCGGCCGAAGCGGGCACCGCGTCGATCGCGGCGCTGGCCGAGGCGGACTGGACGCTGGAGGCGCGGCTGGAATCCGCGCTCGCCCGCGTCGGGCTGACGGCGCATGCGGCGACGCCGCTCGCCTCGCTGTCCGGCGGGCAGCGCACCCGCGCGGCGCTGGCAGCGGCCCTGTTCGCGGAGCCGGACTTCCTGCTGCTCGACGAACCGACCAACAACCTCGACGCCGAAGGGCGCACCGCGCTGCACGCGGTGCTGGCGGAGTGGCGCGCGGGCGCGATCATCGTCAGCCATGATCGTGCGCTGCTGGAGACGATGGACGCGATCGTCGAACTCACCGCGCTCGGCGCCACCCGCTATGGCGGCAATTTCAGCCATTATCGCGCGCGCAAGGCGATCGAACTGGCCGCCGCCGACCATGATGTCGCGGTCGCCGATCGCCAGCGCGCGGAGGTCGACCGCAAGGCGCAGGTGGCGCGCGAACGCAAGCAGCGGCGCGACGCCGCCGGCGCCCGCAAGGGCGCGCGCGGCGACATGCCGAAGATAGTGATCGGCGCGCGCCGCGAGCGGGCCGAGAAGAGCGGCGGCAGCGGTGCCCGCCTCGCCGAACGGCTGGCGCTGGAGGCGGGCGCCGCAGCGGGCGCGGCGCGCGCGAAGGTCGAGCAGCTGGAAACGCTCAAGGTCGTGCTGCCGCCGACCGGCCTCGCCCCCGATCGCCGCGTCCTCGACATTGCCGGCCTGCGCTTCGGCCACGACATCCGGGTGCCGTTGATCGAGGGCCTGTCGCTGAGCATGGTCGGCCCCGAACGCATCGCGCTCACGGGGGCCAATGGCTCGGGCAAGACGAGCCTGCTGCACCTGATCGCGGGCGGGCTGACGCCGTGGGACGGGAGCGTCCGGCGCCACGTCCGCATGGCGCTGCTCGACCAGACCGCGGCGATGCTGGATCCGACGCTGAGCATTCTCGACAATTTCCGCGCGCTCAACCCGCATGCCGACGACAATCGCAGCCGCGCCGCGCTCGCCCGCTTCCAGTTCCGGGCGGAGATGGCGCTGCGCCGCGTCGGCACGCTCAGCGGCGGCCAGCTGCTCCGCGCCGCGCTGGCGGCGCTGCTGGGGGCGGAGCCGCTGCCCGAACTGCTGCTGCTCGACGAGCCGACCAACCATCTCGACCTGGAGAGCGTGGAGGCGATCGAAGCGGGGCTGGCGGCCTATGACGGGGCGCTGATCGTCGTCAGCCATGACGAGCGGTTTCTGGA
The window above is part of the Sphingomonas sanxanigenens DSM 19645 = NX02 genome. Proteins encoded here:
- a CDS encoding ATP-binding cassette domain-containing protein — translated: MSRSASITVANLGWSTPDGEPVLTGLDLSFTRERCGIVGRNGVGKSTLLRLIAGQLQPATGAVAVTGTVETLRQIVQVRPDETVADLFGIADGLALLAAAEAGTASIAALAEADWTLEARLESALARVGLTAHAATPLASLSGGQRTRAALAAALFAEPDFLLLDEPTNNLDAEGRTALHAVLAEWRAGAIIVSHDRALLETMDAIVELTALGATRYGGNFSHYRARKAIELAAADHDVAVADRQRAEVDRKAQVARERKQRRDAAGARKGARGDMPKIVIGARRERAEKSGGSGARLAERLALEAGAAAGAARAKVEQLETLKVVLPPTGLAPDRRVLDIAGLRFGHDIRVPLIEGLSLSMVGPERIALTGANGSGKTSLLHLIAGGLTPWDGSVRRHVRMALLDQTAAMLDPTLSILDNFRALNPHADDNRSRAALARFQFRAEMALRRVGTLSGGQLLRAALAALLGAEPLPELLLLDEPTNHLDLESVEAIEAGLAAYDGALIVVSHDERFLDAIGITRRVGMG